The sequence below is a genomic window from Frondihabitans sp. PAMC 28766.
TTCCCCACGAGAACCTCCGTGCTGAATTCCCCTCAGTTTTCAAGCCAGAAAGTTGCGTTCTTCGGTGGTCAGCAGGTGAATAAGGTGACCGCTCAGATCGCGGCGACTGTGCCGGCCGGATTCGGCTATGTGCCGTTCATGGACCAGGCGGCCAACGATTACGACAGCACTGTCGGCAAGGCACTCACGGGAAGACCGATATCTACACGGCGTTCGGTGCGTTTCAAAAGGAGCTCGTTTCCTACGCGAAGCAGCAGGGCTTCACGGTCACCCAGTAGGAGACGCTCGACTGCGGGCGGCGTCCAGGTGGCCGCCCCGCACGATTGCCGGACGCGGATCAACGAAGACGGAGTTCGAATCATGGCCACAATCCCTCTTGAGGGCACAGCGCGAACCAAGGGAATCAGGGCGCAAAAGCCTCACAAGACACCGCATTCCCGTCAGACCCAACGCATGGCGTACATTTTCATCACGCCGTTCCTGGTGTTCTTCGTGCTGATGCTCCTCGTCCCGATCGGCTACGCCCTCTACCTCAGCCTGTTCAAAACCCAGATCATCGGCGGGCAGACCTTCGTCGGGATTGCCAACTACGTGCAGGCATTCACGGACCCGAAGCTCTACGAGGGCCTCTCACGCATCGTTCTGTACCTGCTCATCCAAGTCCCGATCATGCTCGTCCTCGCGATCTTCTTCGCCTTCGCCATTGACAGCGGACGAGTCAAGGGCAGTAAATTCGTGCGCCTGGCGATTTTCGTCCCGTACGCGGTACCGGGCGTGATCTCAACGCTCATGTGGGGCTATTTCTACGGCAACAACTTCGGCCTGATTGGGCAGATTATTCGTGCCGTGGGGCTCACCCCGCCCGACCTGCTCTCGAGCCGGAACATGTTGGGGTCGATGATGAATATCTCGACCTGGCAGTTCGTCGGCTACAACATGATCATCATCTATGCGGCGCTGAGGTCGATCCCGACGGACCTGTACGACTCGGCGGAGGTCGACGGAGCAGGACAGTGGCGCATCGCCTGGAGCATCAAGCTCCCTTCGATCCGCTCCGCGCTGCTGCTATGTGTGATCTTCTCTGTCATCGGCTCGTTTCAGCTTTTCACCGAGCCGAGCCTGCTCAACGCCCTCGCACCGACCGTCATCGACCCCTCGTACACGCCGACGTACTACGCGTACAACCTTGCGTTCGTCAGCCAGGAGCCTAGTTACGCCGCCGCCATAGCGTTTATCCTCGGCTTCTCGATCATGATCGTGTCCTACGTCATCCAACTCACCACCCAGCGGAGGGCACGACTGTCATGAGCGCAGTTTCCGAAACGTCAGACGCCACGCAGGACACGATGGCACGATCCCAGACTCCGCGGGCAGCTCGGGGCAAGAAAAAACGCCGCCGCGACCGCAAGAGTGTCATTCTCACGGTCGCCCTCTGGACGTGCTGCTTCTACTTCTTGGTCCCGCTCATCTGGCTCATCTTCGCCTCGACCAAGAACGACACCAACCTCTTCGATACGTTCGGCCTTTGGTTTGGAAAAGCCTTCTCCCTTTTCGGAAACCTCGGCACAACATTCACCTACGAGAACGGCTCGTTCGGTCAATGGTTGATCAACTCCGCCTTTTACGCCCTCGCAAGTGCCGTGGGCGCCGTGATTCTCTCCACCCTGGCGGGATATGCCTTCGCGAAATACAGCTTCACGGGCAAGAGCGTGATCTTCAGTATCGTGCTCGGATCAATCATGATCCCGGGCACAGCGTTGGCTCTGCCGACCTACCTACTTTTCGCCCACGTCGACATCACCAACACTCCCTGGGCGGTGATTCTGCCGTCCATCGTGAACCCGTTCGCCCTCTACCTGCTAAGGATCTACGCCGCCGAAGCAGTCGATGACAGCCTCGTCGAAGCCGCCCGCATCGACGGCGCAGGCGAGTTCCGGATCTTCTTTCAAATCTCGTCCAGACTCCTCGGCCCAGCCATCGTCACGGTCTTCCTCCTCGCCCTGGTGGGCACCTGGAACAACTACTTCCTGCCACTCATCATGCTCAACAAGTCCTCGCTCTATCCCGTCACCGTCGGGTTGGCACAATGGGCGGCGTCGAGCAACGCAGGAGGAGGAGCGCATGTGCTGTTCTCCACGGTGATCACCGGCTCGCTCGTATCCATCATCCCTCTCGTCCTCTCCTTCCTGTACTTGCAGCGGTACTGGCAGTCCGGGCTCTCAGCAGGAAGCGTGAAGGGATAAAACCACCACCGTCTGGCCCGCCGCCCAATCTGCAACGGCCGTCAGACGCACGTGACCGGCACCATCTCATCAGCGACGCGAGCCGACCCCGATGAAAGTAACGCGGTCCGATTCTTGCCACAGCAATACGCACCAACGACGACAACTATGCTGCCCTTCCACGCTGGCAGCCAACGAGAGGAGACGCCCATGCCCTATTCCGCAGCCAGTAACCGTTACGAGTCCGTGAGCATCGCCCGTAGCGGCCGCAGCGGCCTACAGCTCCCCCGAATATCGCTTGGCCTGTGGAATAACTTCGGAGACGACCGCCCATTGGAGACACAACGCGCGATCCTACTTCGAGCGTTCGATCTCGGCGTTTTTCACTTCGACCTGGCCAACAACTATGGGCCGCCCGCCGGAAGCGCCGAATCGAATTTCGGCAGAATCGTCCACGAGGATCTGCGCCCCTACCGCGATGAGATCGTCATATCCACCAAGGCCGGCTACGACATGTGGCCTGGCCCATACGGTGAATGGGGATCGCGGAAGACAATGCGAGCATCTCTTGACCAGTCCCTGAAGCGCCTCCAGCTCGACTACGTCGATGTTTACTATTCCCACCGGCCTGACCCCAACACACCCATCGAAGAGACCATGGCCGCGTTGGCCAGCGCCGTGCATCAAGGGAAGGCACTGTACGTCGGGATCTCGAACTATTACACGGTGGCCGAAACAGAAGCAGCCGTCATGGCCCTGAAAGCCGAAGGTGTGCCGCTCAGCATTCATCAGCCTCGATACAACCTGTTCGACCGCGACATCGAAACAGGTCTACTTGCCGCGCTGGAGGACCTCGGCGTAGGGATCATCGCCTTCTCACCGCTGGCACAGGGACTTCTCACGGATCGCTACCTACAAGGCATACCCACGGGCTCCCGCGCAGCCAAGGGGCGATGGGTGACCGAGTCGGACATCACGGAAAGCTACCTCAAGCGCGCCCGAGCGTTGAAGGAGATCGCTACCTCCAGGAACCAATCGCTTGCTCAACTGGCCATCAGTTGGGTCCTTCGCCACGATGCCGTAACAAGTGCCCTCGTCGGCGCATCAAGTGTCCACCAGCTCGAGGACACCCTCCGCGCCCTCGATGCACCGCCCCTTTCCCCAGCCGACCTCGAAGTGATCGAGGCGCAGATGACGGCCGACCCCGAATAACGTCAGCCCCCCTGTATTCAGCCGCCTCTGCTGCCCATCGAGCCGCCTCCAAGCGGGGCGAGAGGAACTCATAGGGCACTCCGAGCCCGTCCTGCCCGACAAAAACCCCCCTGAAACCGCTGGCGGGAACCCCCATCCCGTCGCACGATTGCCGAGGCTCATGAATCCGATAGACCAACTTCGTCTTCCTAACGTGGACGCCGCGGCGTCTACCATCGCAACGGTCCTTGGTGAAGACGCGGCACGCGCCTTCGCCCGCACGATGCGCACCAACCTCTCTCGCGTCGCTCGGCCCCTGGACGACGGAACGGTCTTCGTTTTGACCGGCGACATTCCTGCCATGTGGCTCCGGGACTCCGCCGCTCAACTTCGTCCCTACCTTCTCCTCTGCGATGGCGACCGGGAACTGCAAGATGTCATCATTGCGGTGCTGCGACGACAACTCAGCTACCTCCTCACCGACCCGTACGCCAACTCCTTCACGGAAAGCGTCGAGTCGTGGCACAGCACCGATCGGACAGCCGCAGGGCCGTCGACCTGGGAGCGGAAATTCGAGTTGGATTCCCTCTGCTATCCGCTCGAATTAGCCCATCGCCTGTGGACAATCACCGGGCGAGACGACTTCTTCGACGCCGAATTCGAGCAGGCGTGCCAACTGATCATTGACGTCGCGGAAAAGGAAGAAGACCACGAGACCAAATCCGCCTACCGTTTTGTTCGGCCCCACGGCCCCACCACCGACACCTTGGTACGAGACGGAAAGGGGCGGCGCACGAAACCGATCGGACTCATCTGGAGCGCTTTCCGCCCCAGCGATGACGCCTGCGAGCTCGGTTTCAACATTCCGGGAAACATGTTTGCCGTCGTGGCGCTTCGTTACATGGCCGACATCCTGAACAGCTGCTACCAGAACACCGCACTCGCTCACAAGGCTGCAGGTGCCGCCGGCCGCATTGACGCGAGTCTTCACGATCACGCGCTGTTCGACCTGCCGACCGGAGAGCAAATCTTCGCCTACGAAGTCGACGGCTATGGCAAGGCGATTTTGATGGACGATGCGAACATGCCAAGTCTTTTGTCGGCCCCCCTGACCGGGTACCTGTCGGCGTCGGACCCGACCTACCTTGCCACTCGCTCGTTCGTTCTTTCCCTCGCTAACCCCTACTATTTCGACGGGAGCGCCGGCCTCGGTGTCGGCAGCGCCCACACCCCGCACGGCTATATCTGGCCAATAGCCATCGCCGTAGAAGGCCTCACCTCCCTCGATCGCCAAACCAAACTCGAAAAAATACAACTCCTACTCCGCACCACAGCAGGAACAGGACAGATGCACGAATCCTTCGACGCCGACTACCCCAGCGACTTCACCCGCGACTGGTTCTCGTGGGCTGACGCCATGTTCTGCGAACTCGTCCTCGACACCATCGGGATCCAGTTTCCCTCTCGAGCGAGTGCGGTACTAAAGAGACTCGTTTTGGGCGAAGTCGAACCGCGCAACGTCCTGGCCGCCGCGACCAAGAAGCAGGGTGGCGACTGGTTCGCGCCCGAGGAAGAAGCCTGACCCCATGAGTCTCACCGAAGACAGTATCCCTGACGATTTCATCGTCGGAACCGCGACGGCCGCATACCAGATCGAGGGCAGCACTAGGGATGGGGGCAGGGGACGAAGCATCTGGGACGATTTTGCCGCGACCCCAGGGGCCATCGTCGACGGGAGCACCGGAGATCCCGCGGACGAGCACTACGTTCGCTACCTCGACGACGTGGAGATCATGTCCAATCTGGGCCTGGACGCCTACCGTTTCTCGATCTCGTGGTCGCGCATCCAACCAGACGGGACCGGGCCGGCCAACCCGGCCGGCGTCGCGTTCTATCGCCGGTTGGCTGAAGCCCTCATCGCGAAAGGGATCACCCCGTATGCAACGCTCTACCACTGGGATCTGCCCTCCGCCCTCGAAGGGAATGGCGGCTGGCTGAATCTGGAAACCGCTGATCGATTCGCCGAGTACACACGGCTCGTCGTCGACAGCCTTGGGGACCTGATTACCCATTGGATCACACTCAACGAACCCTGGTGCTCAGCCTTCCTCGGCTACGCCTCCGGCGTGCACGCTCCTGGCAAGCAACTCGGCAGCACCGCTACCCATGCCATCCACCACCTCCTACTCGGCCACGGCCGCGCCGTCAACAATATTCGAGACAGCAGCCCCGACGCGACAGTGGGCATCGCCCTCAACCTTTATTCCGTCGAGGCCGCCAGCAACGCGAAGGACGACGTCGACGCTGCCCGACGGATCGACGGTCTGCACAACCGGCTGCTTCTGGACCCCCTCCTTGCCGGCCGCTACCCCGCCGACGTCCTCCACGACCTGGGCGAAGAAACCTGGTTCGCCGCCAACCCCTTGACCGACGCCGACGAAATCGCCGTCCCAATCGATTTCCTCGGTATCAACTACTACAGCCGCCACACGACGACGACAGGCGCCCCCATGGAAACCGGCGCGAGCTCCTATCCGGCAGCGAATTCGTCACCATGGTGGATACGGGAGCCCCCAAAACGATCATGGGCTGGGAGATCCACCCAGACGGTCTTATCGACGTCCTCCGCATGGCCAACTCGCGGCAGCCCGACCTTCCTCTCTACATCACGGAGAATGGCGCCGCTTACGACGACACGCTCCTCGACAACGGCGACATCCCCGACGAGGAACGCCGCGACTACCTCGATAAACACCTCACCGCATGCGTGGAAGCCGTATCCCTCGGCCTCCCCCTGAAAGGGTATTTCCTGTGGAGCCTGATGGATAACTTCGAGTGGTCCTGGGGCTACACGAAACGCTTCGGCATCGTCCACGTCAATTACGACACCCAAGATCGAACAATCAAGCGAAGCGGCCATTGGCTAGCGGCCATCCTTAAGGGCCGCCAATAGATCCACGCCAGTTGCACCGGAGCTACGTGCGACACCGACCGCGTCAGTCCTTCGCCCAGATCAGGACGTCCCTCGGCCGCATCACACGTTCCGCGTACCTGTGACGCGAACTCAAGGTTCCTGAACCTACACGAGCAGAAGGAACGAAGATGTTGAAGCGAACAGTACTCGACCACGGACCGGTGGCCACTCGCCGCCAACTCAATACGGGATGGCTGTTCGGAGGCGCCGTCTCTCGGGCTCTGCCTCTCGACTGGGATGACGCTCCCTTGGCGGCTGACCTCGCGGATCCTGCCCTCGACGACAGCGGCTACGAAGAGGTCACCTTGCCCCACGCGGTGGCTCCGCTCTCGTGGCGCCAATGGGATCCGGCGACCTGGGAACACGTGTGGAGTTACCGGCGTCACTTCGATGCACCCGTGGCCCCCGCGGACCGATCCTTCGTTGACTTCGAGGCAGTCAACGTCGCAGCCACCGTGACCCTGAACGGTCACCGCCTCGGCCGACATTTCGGCGGCTACCTTCCCTTCTCATTCGAAGTCACCGAGCATCTCCGGGCCGGCGACAACGTCCTCGCCGTCCTCGTTGACGCCAGATTCAACCTCAACGTACCGCCGAACCTCCCCGCCCCGGCCCGCAGCGAAGACATCGACTTCTGGCAGCCCGGCGGGATCCACGGCACCGTGACCCTCCGAGCGGTTCCAGGCACCTTCGTCTCGGACGTGTCGGCCGTGCCGCGTGACGTCCTGGACCCTGATCGGCGGCGCGTCGAGATCACGGCGTTCGTCGATGCCCGAGATCACGTCGACTCCAGGATCCTGACGGAGCTCGTGGGCCCGGATGGCGCGACCGTCGCGAGCGCCGACGTCACCGCGACGCTGTCACCGGGCGTGAACGAAGTGCCGCTGAGCATCAACGACGTCGGATCGGTGGCCCTGTGGGACGTCGAATCGCCGACGCTCTACCGCGCGATCACCTCGGTGTGCCCCGACGGCGGCGAGCCGCACGCGCACCGCACCAGGATCGGATTCCGCGAGGCGCGATTCGAGCGGGACGGCTTCTTCCTCAACGGAAGACGGCTCTACCTGTTCGGGGCCAATCGGCACCAGCACTTCCCGTTCGCCGGATTCGCCATGCCGTCGAGGGTGCAGCGGAAAGACGCCGAGTTGCTCCGCGACACCCTCAACTGCGTGATGGTGCGCTGTTCGCACTACCCCCAATCCTCGGCGTTCCTCGACGCCTGCGACGAACTGGGACTGCTCGTCTGGGAGGAGCCGCCGGGCTGGCAGTACGTCGGCGACGCCGAATGGCGACAGCGGGCGAAAGACGACATCGCCGCGATGATCGTCCGCGACCGGAACCGGCCCTCCGTCATCGTCTGGGCCGCGCGTCTGAACGAAACCTACGACCATCCCGACTTCTACGCCGAAACGGAAGCCCTCGTCAGGTCCCTCGACGACTCCCGCGCAACAAGCGGGACCACCCATGGGCAGTATCACGACACCCCGGACTACCAACACGAGGTCTTCGCCTACGACGACTATTCGATCCACGACCTGCCGAACGGCGATCATTGCCCAACGCTTTTGCCGCCGAGAGACGACTTCCCGTATCTCATCGGCGAGACAGTGACGTCCTGGAGCAGCCCGACTCGGCTCTATCGACGGGCCCAGCGTCCCGAGGTTCAGCAGCACCAGGCCATGGACTACGCGCACGTCCACAACAAAGCACGCTCGGACGCCCGCTATAGCGGAGTTCTGGCATGGTCAGCCATCGACTACCACGCCGGTCACGTCGTGAACCATCGTGGCGTGAAAACATCGGGACTCCTCGACACCTTCCGCGTTCCAAAGCCGGGGGCCGCGATGTACCGGGCACAGGTCGATCCGTCGCGGAGGGTCGTCCTCGAACCGGCATTCACATGGGATCCACCCGTGGACGGTCAGACGAGGCCTGGCCTCGACAATCGCACTCCAGAGGCCGACTGGGGCCCCGGCGAGAACGCCGTCGTCTTCTCCAATTGCGACCGCCTCGAGGTCACCCTCGGAGGTCGGCATCACGCTACCGTCTTCCCGGACACCACCGCCTTCCCTCACCTGGTGACGGCTCCGTCGTTCGTCGATCTGCGTCTCCCCCACCGGAACACTGCCGATCTCGTCCTCGACGGGTACATCGGCGCTCGACTCGCGATCTCCCGACGCTTCTCCGGCCGTCGTGACCACGACGTCCTGAGCGTCGTGGCCGATGACGCCAGAATCACAGCGGATGCGGTGGACACCACCCGCGTCGAGCTGTCGATCCGCGACGAGTTCGGTGAAGCTCGCGGCCGCTCCGAGGCCCGGATCACTCTTGAGGTCGACGGGCCGGGCGTTCTCGTCGGAGAGCCCTTCTTCGACTTCGCGGAAACCGGCGCCGTCGGGGCAGTCTGGATCAGGAGCCGTGGATACAACGAGTCGGGGCTCGTGACCCTGCGAGCGAGCCATCAGCACTTCGGCAGCGTCGCCCTACAGATCAATGCGGTCGCACCCTGACCACGGCCAAGCGGAAGCTGCCACATGAGCGGAGCCGGGTTTTCGATCGAAGCGGGCGCTTCCAGTACTCAACCCTGAACGACAAGATATCAAAGGCTCTTCTGGTGACGCCTCCGCAGGGTGATTTCTTGATCGATGCCGGGTTCGGGAAGCATGTCGCCGAGCATGTGAAAATGCTTCCGGTGTTCGCCCGCGCCCCTACGCGGCGACCGCGACGGTGCACCGCGCACGGTGCACCAGCAGCTTGTGAATGCCGGGTACGACTTCGACCGGTTGCGGGGGGTGAGCCTCACGCATTCGCACTGGGACCACAGCAGCGGCCTGGACTCGCTCGACGCGCCCATCTGGTTGAGCAAGGGCGGGCGGGAGTACGCGGCGACCGACGGCGACGGGAAAGTGTTCCGCACCGTATCGCCCGGGCACGAGATCCACGAGTACACCTTCGAGGGCCCGTCCTATCTTGGTTTCACGTCAAGCGTCGACGTGTACGGGGACGGGTCGTTGGTCATCGCCTTGGCAGGTGGGCACACGACCGGGTCCGTGGTGGTGTTCGTCACGGTGCCGTCGGGGAAACGCTATGCGTTCATGGGGTCTGATCCTTCTATGGTTCGTTGTCAACCCATGAGGCTGTTGAGTTGCCGGAAGATTTGACGAGCGACATAGCGTTTGAGGCAGCGTCGGATCTCTCGTCGGGATTTACCCTCTGCCGTCCGCCTATCGACGTAGGCCCGAGTTCCAGCATCGGAGACCATGCGGGTGCGGGCGATAATATCCATCGCCCGGTTCAGTTGACGGTCGCCGCGGCGGCTGAGACGGTGCCGGACGACGTTGCCGCTGGAGGCCTGGAGTGGGGCGACGCCGGCGAGACTGGCGAAGGCGGCTTCGGATCGGATGCGCCCTCGATGCGAATAGGCCGCGAGGATGATGGCCCCGGTGACCGGCCCGACGCCTTTGATGTTCAGAAACCCGGGCGCGAGTTCCTGGACGTGATGGGCCAGAGCAGCATGATTCTGATCGAGTTGCCTTGTTGCGGCGAGAATACTGGTGGCGAGTCGTTTCGCTTCCGATCGGATTGTTCCGATGACGGAGTCGTCCGTGCAGCGCTCACGCCACCCACCCACGGTCTGCACCTGCGACACGGTCAGCGGGCGGCGTGCGTCGACGCCGAGGCTGAAACTGCGAAGGAGCGCGGTAAGCATGTTGTTGTCGGCGGTTCGACGGCTGTCCAACGCCTGACGAGCGACGAGGAGGACTCGCAGTGCTGACCGGATGCCCTCGGCTCGTGGGGTGCTGAGTTCGCTCAGGGGCGAGGCAATAGCGGTCCGCGCGGCCGCGATCGCGTCGATCTCGTCAGATTTTCCGTGCGCGGACCGGGTAGCACGTCGTGGTGGCTTCACCTCCCGAACCTCAATGCCCTCGGCCTGGAGAGCGCGGGTGAGGGTTGCACCATAGGAGCCGGTTCCCTCGATGGCGACGAGCATTGATTCTGGAGCGCGTCGATTTATCCAGCTCCTCGCCCGGGCGAGCCCGGCAGGGCTAGTGGGGAATACTGCCGTGCCAAGGATCTCTCCGGTACGAGCCTCGACAGCGGCGTACGTGTGGGTCCTGGCGTGGGTGTCCACACCGATCACATGTGTGAATTCGTCTGCCACGATAGTCACCGTGGTCCATCCTTCCTCGAAGTGGTCTCTCTCAGCCATGACCTGGGAAAATGCTACGAGGCGTGTCTCTAACGAGCCACAAGTCCGCTGACGCGGAACTTGGGCAACCTTCTATCAAGCCATCGGAACGGGCCAGGTCGATGCAGGTCCCGCCGGACGGACAGATCAGACCAAAGGCACCGTCGTGAAACGAGCCAGACCAGTAGAGAGTCACATCCGGCAGAACCGTGCACCAGCCTGCCAGCCAATCCCAGACCGGCCACAACCATTAGAGACCAGTACCGGAACGGTAGTTGGCGTTAGAGGCCGATGTGGTGGGTGAATTCGAGGCACGACGAGCAGACGTGCGTTCAGAACTCGTCTCAAGACTTTCACCACCTCGCTCGGGAGTCGAGAAAGGTTGGAAACTCATCGGTTCCGGCGAGTCGTGCATGTGCGTGTTCGTTGCGGAAATCATGGCTTTTGGACCCTCAGCAGGCCGCATCCGCGGGTAGTTTGAGGCTTAGCGCCAATGGCCGTTCCGCTACTGGCCAGACCCCTTACGGGCCGCTCAGGCGACGGAACTGCTTTGCCCGATTTGGACCGAGGTAGGCGTCCGGGGAAGGGGGGTCAGGATCAAGTCCTAAACAAGTGGGTCCAAGTAATACTTGCAAGTCACTTGGAGTATCGGTAGTCTCGGGACATAACCGCCTCAGACCTCGACCCTCCAGGAGCACCAGAGTGCCTAATTACATCAACATGAACGTCCGCGAGGACCTCGTAGACGACGTCACGAAGTTCATCGCGACACGACTGGTCGCCCTCGAAAGTGGCCCTTCCGACGACTCGAGCCTGTCCAAGAATCCGGCGAACGAGATCGAGGCGCGGGAGTGGACCGTACCTGAGCTTCGGATGCTGAAGGACGGGGCGACGAAGGCTAAGTCGATCGGCCTTTTCAACCAGGTCCTCGACATTCTCGCCAGGGAGTATCCCCGTCCGGTGTCTACAGCTGAGATTGGCGACGAACTCCGAATTGAGGGTGTCCGCATTCAGAATTCGTTCGGTCGTGCCACGGTGTGGATCCGCAATCGAACAGACGGTGACAAGCGTTGGCCTATCTACTGGGCCGGCCGCGACTGGACGCTTAGCGCAGGAAACGCCGAACGATGGAGGTCGCTCGGCTAGGACATTGGCGCGCCCTCCCATCCAGGGCGCATCTCATCGCGACGGGCCACACCTGTGTCGCGGTGGCTTACAGCTCGGAGCGACGCGTAACGACGACACCATTCGAATCGCTCTAGAGTCTGAGGACCGCTTGTGCGACGGATGCGTGCGAAGGTCTAGCTGGATGGCTGCGGCCACCCTCACCATTCAGCCGCTGCTACCCTCGCGACTACTTGACACCACGGGGGGGAAGCATGGCGAGAAGCAACCTGGGCGCCTATCAGACGATGGTCGAGCTGGCGAAGGCGGCCAACGGGCCCGTCCGACTCGGCTTGTACGTAGCTGCTGGCGGGACGCTTATCGGCGGAGTCATTGGCGCAGCTGCCGGGCCGGCGATGAAAAAGGGTGCCACTAGGGCGTTCGTCGCCGCCAAGGAGAGGATGAGGCCGGCGTCGATCGTCGTCCCGCCGACTTTCACGATCGCGACAGGCGCGGACGGGGGCAACAAGCTCCGGCTACATGCTGGCGACAAGTTTCACGTCTTATCCGAGGTCGAGGGCGGCGCCCTTATTGAAGTCGTTGGAAACAAGAAGAATCCGTGGCTGGTGTCGAGTGAACTACTCACAACGGTTTCCGACTTCATCGTCGGTGAAAGGTAGAAGGGGACATGGGGCTGTTCAAATCAGCCGAGGAGAAGGCTGCGTCCGAGAAACAGAAAGCTAAGGCCAAGGCTGAGGCGGCCGAACGCAAAGCTCAGGATCGTTACCTCCGTTCCCCAATCGGTAAGGCGACGAGCGCACGTGAACGCGGTGACAGCCTGTTGGAAGTCGTTCTCAAGGTTGAGGATGACGGCGGCAGGACATTGTCCGATATCGAAGCTGTCGGCTGGCAACTCGACCGTGCGGGTTACGCCTACGACGTGAGCGTGAGTTCGTTGGGCAACAGTGACGACCAAGTTTCGAGCGTGTACTCCCAGAGCATCCTCACCGGGGTCTACCTCTTCCGGCGGACCTAGCTGGGCCCTGGCTATTGAGCGAGACATGCTTGGGTCGCAGGATCGCATGTGTTTCGAAACCCTAGGGTTACGAGGCGTCTCGTCGGACGGGAAAGCTGGCGCGATAAATTGCTGCAATTCTGCGCAGCGCCGATTCTTATAACTATGTGTCGGAACTATGTGCTTGCATTCAGGTACTCACTGTTAGTTACGAGACACCTGGAGCGTTGTGACGAAGCTGATCGGTTACGCGCGCGTATCGACTGGGCCGCAGTCGACGGATCGGCAAGAAACTGATCTGCTTGCCGCCGGAGTGCGGCGCGATGATCTCTACCTCGACCAGGGTGTCTCTGGCGCTCGTGCTTCACGCCCGCAGTTCGATCGAGCACTCGCCGCGCTCGAGGCGGGGGACACTCTGGTGATCACGACACTGGATCGACTCGGGCGATCGACGCAGAACATGCTCGACTTCGCGCAGGGACTCCGCGACCGTGGTGCCGGCTTACGTGTGCTGAACCTCGGCGGCGGCGACGTCGACACCTCGACGCCGATGGGATCGATGCTCTTCACAATCATGGCGGCTCTCGCGCAGATGGAGCACGACATCAAGCGGGAGCGGATCGTCGACTCTGTCAGCAAGCGCCGCGACGCAGGAAAAGACCTCGGCGGACGCCCTCGACGCGTCACAGACAGCCAGATCCGAAGTGCCCTTCGCCTTGTCGAGGGTGGCGACCCCGCCGCACAGGTTGCCCGGGATCTTGGAATGTCCCGAGCGACCTTCTACAGAAGGTCGCGAGCCCTCACCGATGAGCGCAGCCCTATCGACACAGAGCGATCACAGAACACCGCCATTTAGTGGCGCGATCCGCAGCTGGACCGTACCGATAACGGTCGACAGGGAGTGGATCTGTTCAAAACTCGTTGCCGAAATCAAAACTGCCGAAAGCTAGAGACTGTGGTTTTTGGGCAAATCTCGATAGAATTGGCGTATGTCATCCATCGAGGCCGCGAAGAAGGTCCGCATCCAGGACGTGAAGCCCTACGACGCGCCTGCCGGCCTCGACGAGCTGCACGGGCCGCGCAGCGGGCACGTGGGACTTCCGCCGTGGGTCTACTGGGGACCGAACCCAACCTTCGACGTCGAGTCGGCCGACATTGTGACCGCCTACCAGGCGACGA
It includes:
- a CDS encoding extracellular solute-binding protein codes for the protein MKRKPALTVIGVGVATVLLLSACSSGTTTTSSGPVTSSQISKAMSTPTTINFWDWTPGISPEVQAFEKKYPKIKVDVVDAGQGGTEYTKLQSALDAGKGAPDVAQLEYDEMPSFEVSNSILNLAPYGATQLKSDYSSGPWGSVARGSQVLGLPQDAGPMIFMYRHDILAKAGIASAPKTWEEFLSDAATVKAKTGSYLTDFGPTDMTQILGLLQQAGAKPFGYSGGKNVTINMQTPQVKKVADLLTQAVQSGDVATDPSGTNDWFQGFAHNKYASWIVGAWGPDNLEGSAATTSGNWTAAQLPQWSAGQDVGGNWGGSADVVMKGSQNPIPSYEFIKFLNDSTASAQELNASPKSALFPTRTSVLNSPQFSSQKVAFFGGQQVNKVTAQIAATVPAGFGYVPFMDQAANDYDSTVGKALTGRPISTRRSVRFKRSSFPTRSSRASRSPSRRRSTAGGVQVAAPHDCRTRINEDGVRIMATIPLEGTARTKGIRAQKPHKTPHSRQTQRMAYIFITPFLVFFVLMLLVPIGYALYLSLFKTQIIGGQTFVGIANYVQAFTDPKLYEGLSRIVLYLLIQVPIMLVLAIFFAFAIDSGRVKGSKFVRLAIFVPYAVPGVISTLMWGYFYGNNFGLIGQIIRAVGLTPPDLLSSRNMLGSMMNISTWQFVGYNMIIIYAALRSIPTDLYDSAEVDGAGQWRIAWSIKLPSIRSALLLCVIFSVIGSFQLFTEPSLLNALAPTVIDPSYTPTYYAYNLAFVSQEPSYAAAIAFILGFSIMIVSYVIQLTTQRRARLS
- a CDS encoding carbohydrate ABC transporter permease — translated: MSAVSETSDATQDTMARSQTPRAARGKKKRRRDRKSVILTVALWTCCFYFLVPLIWLIFASTKNDTNLFDTFGLWFGKAFSLFGNLGTTFTYENGSFGQWLINSAFYALASAVGAVILSTLAGYAFAKYSFTGKSVIFSIVLGSIMIPGTALALPTYLLFAHVDITNTPWAVILPSIVNPFALYLLRIYAAEAVDDSLVEAARIDGAGEFRIFFQISSRLLGPAIVTVFLLALVGTWNNYFLPLIMLNKSSLYPVTVGLAQWAASSNAGGGAHVLFSTVITGSLVSIIPLVLSFLYLQRYWQSGLSAGSVKG
- a CDS encoding aldo/keto reductase, producing MPYSAASNRYESVSIARSGRSGLQLPRISLGLWNNFGDDRPLETQRAILLRAFDLGVFHFDLANNYGPPAGSAESNFGRIVHEDLRPYRDEIVISTKAGYDMWPGPYGEWGSRKTMRASLDQSLKRLQLDYVDVYYSHRPDPNTPIEETMAALASAVHQGKALYVGISNYYTVAETEAAVMALKAEGVPLSIHQPRYNLFDRDIETGLLAALEDLGVGIIAFSPLAQGLLTDRYLQGIPTGSRAAKGRWVTESDITESYLKRARALKEIATSRNQSLAQLAISWVLRHDAVTSALVGASSVHQLEDTLRALDAPPLSPADLEVIEAQMTADPE
- a CDS encoding glycoside hydrolase family 125 protein, whose translation is MDAAASTIATVLGEDAARAFARTMRTNLSRVARPLDDGTVFVLTGDIPAMWLRDSAAQLRPYLLLCDGDRELQDVIIAVLRRQLSYLLTDPYANSFTESVESWHSTDRTAAGPSTWERKFELDSLCYPLELAHRLWTITGRDDFFDAEFEQACQLIIDVAEKEEDHETKSAYRFVRPHGPTTDTLVRDGKGRRTKPIGLIWSAFRPSDDACELGFNIPGNMFAVVALRYMADILNSCYQNTALAHKAAGAAGRIDASLHDHALFDLPTGEQIFAYEVDGYGKAILMDDANMPSLLSAPLTGYLSASDPTYLATRSFVLSLANPYYFDGSAGLGVGSAHTPHGYIWPIAIAVEGLTSLDRQTKLEKIQLLLRTTAGTGQMHESFDADYPSDFTRDWFSWADAMFCELVLDTIGIQFPSRASAVLKRLVLGEVEPRNVLAAATKKQGGDWFAPEEEA